Below is a genomic region from Streptomyces sp. NBC_00461.
TCAACAGAAACGCATTCGCAGGGAACCATCACTTGTCCCTTTGCGTCCCGGTCGCTTACGTTCGCCACCAATCCGGACGGACGCCCAATCCTGCCGCCGCCCGGTGCCCGCACAACTCACCCGTGAACGGCAGGAGCGGGGGACCCACAGGTATCACTGCCTGTTCCGGTCTCCGGAACGGCTTGGGGTAAAGCCGCGTCAAATGCGCGGCCGGGCATCTCCAGCTCGCACCCGACAGCTCACCTCGTAGGCGCCGGAGAGGAATTCGTCATGCCCGCGAAGGGTAAGCACCGCCGCCCGAAGCCCCAGCGCTTCACCCGTTCCATCGCCGTCGCCGGTACCGGTGGCGCCGCACTCGCACTACCGCTCATGGGTGCCACCGGCGCCCATGCCGCAACAACGCAGTCTGTTTCCCAGTCGGTTTCGCAAAAGACCGTCCAGTCCCTTCCGGCCGTGGAGAAGAAGGCGGCCGAGAAGAAGAGCGCCGCGCACCACGCGGGCGTGCGGACCTATTCGGTGCGGGGCGGCGACTACCTTTCGAAGATCGCCGACCAGCAGCACGTCGCCGGCGGCTGGAAGAAGCTCTACTCGGACAACCGCCGGGCCGTCGGCGGCGATCCGTCGCTGATCCACCCGGGCCTGAAGCTCACGCTCGGCAAGAAGGCCACCGCGACCACCAAGTCGTCGTCCCGGCCGTCTTCTTCGTCCGCGCCCAAGGCGTCCTCGTCCTCGAACAAGACGACCGCCACGCAGACCTCCACCGCCACCGGCTTCACCCTCCCGGTGTCGGGCGCCACCATCGGCACCGGCTACCACGTGCCTGGCAGCATGTGGTCCAGCGGGTACCACACCGGCGTCGACTTCGTCGTCCCGACGGGCACCCCGGTCAAGGCCGTCGGTGCGGGCACGGTCGTTTCCGCGGGCTGGGGCGGCGCGTACGGCAACCAGGTCGTCATCAAGCTCGCCGACGGCTACTACGCGCAGTACGGCCACCTCTCCCAGCTCTCCGTCTCGGCCGGCCAGACCGTGACCGAGGGGCAGCAGCTCGGTCTCTCCGGCGCGACCGGCAACGTGACCGGCCCGCACCTGCACTTCGAGATCCGCACCACGCCGGACTACGGCTCCGACGTCGACCCGGTCGCCTACCTCCGATCCAAGGGCGTAGCGGTCGGCTGACCCACCGCCGACCGCTCCCGCGCGGCTTCGCCAGTGCGTGGGGACGCGGCGCCCGTCACGCCGCCGAAGGCCGGACCCCGATCCCCGGGTCCGGCCTTCGGTGCGTCCGGCTACGCCCGGCCACGTCTGGCTCCGCCTCGCCGCCGGTGCCGCCCTGGCCGCGCGGTTCGCCCCTCAACATCCCTGATCGGAGGCTTATTCCGGGCTTGGCCAACACTTAGACGTGGCTTATCTCACCGTCCGTCAACCCTGTATTACGGTCGCGTAGGTCACATTCGAAGGTGAATCATGGTCGATGTGGCAGACGATTCGAAGAGTGACAGCAGATCAGTGATCGGGTCGTACGTTGCGGTGGGGGACAGCTTCACCGAGGGCGTCGGCGATCCCGGCCCCGACGGTGCGATGGTCGGCTGGGCCGACCGGTTCGCGGTGCTTCTCGCGGACCGGAGGCCCGAGGGCGACTTCGGCTACACGAACCTCGCCGTACGCGGCAGACTTCTCGACCAGATCGTGGAGGAGCAGGTCCCGCAAGCCGTCGAGCTCGCCCCGGACTTGGTCTCCTTCTGTGCGGGCGGCAACGACATCATCAGGCCCGGCACCGACCCCGACGAGGTCGCCGAGCGTTTCGAGCGGGCGATCCTCCGGCTCACCGAAGCCGTGGGCACCGTCATGGTGACGACCGGCTTCGACACCCGTAACGTTCCCGTGCTCAAGCACCTGCGCGGCAAGATCGCCACCTACAACGGTCATGTACGGGCCGTCGCCGACCGGTACGGCTGCCCCGTGCTCGACCTGTGGTCCCTGAAGACCGTCCAGGACCGCCGGGCCTGGGACGACGACCGGCTCCACCTCTCGCCCGAGGGGCACACGCGCGTGGCGCTGCGCGCCGGGCAGGTTCTCGGCCTGGAGGTCCCGGCCGACCCGGACCAGCCCTGGCCGCTGCTCCCGCCGCGCGGCACCCTCGATGTCCGGCGGGACGACGTGCACTGGGCGCGCGAGTACCTGGTGCCGTGGATCGGCCGTCGGCTGCGCGGTGAGTCGTCCGGGGATCACGTCACGGCGAAGGGCGCGCTGTCGCCGGACGACATCAAGATGCGGATCGCTTCGGTCGCCTGAGCGCGGTTGCCGGACGGTGGTGTGCGGGTTGCTCGAGGGTGTGAAAGCGGTTCGTCTGCCGGTAGTGAGTCCTCGCCCAGTGCGGCGAGCTCACTGCTCGGAGGTGGTCAACGCCGCCCGCTCCAGGCCCAGTTCCCGCGCCAGCGCCTCCTCCACCCACTCCTGCGCCCGCGCGCGGGACACCGCACCGGCGTACGACGTCATCTGAACGGCGAGCCCGTCCAGCAGGGCCGTCAGTCGCAGAGCCGTACTCTGCGGGTCCGGGCAGCGGAACTCGCCCGCGGCCACGCCCTCAGCTATCACCTCGGCGATCGCAGCTTTCCACTCCCTGTCGAGGTCCCGTGTGACCTCCTGCAGCGCGGGCTCGCGCAGCGCAGCCGCCCAGCCCTCGATCCACAGGCGCCAGCCCTTGGCCTGGCCCGTCGGCGCGTACCAGCGCACGGCCGACCGCAGTCGCCGCAGCGCCGTGGTCCGGCGGCCGAGAAGCTTGCGCAGATGCCCGAGGTCGTCCTCGGCCGCGAACGTGAACGCCGCGGCGACCAGCTTCTCCTTCGTCGAGAAGTGGTACAGCACCAGCGCGTTGCTCACGCCGAGCGCCGAGGCCACGTCGGCGATCCTGACCGCCGCCACGCCCCGCGCCTCGATCTGCCCGATGGCGGCCCGCAGCAGCTCCTCGCGCCGCTCGGCCACGCTCAACCGCACTCTCGCCACGCGGTCACCCTATTCCGTCGCCGCTCACGGTGCCGGGCGAGGTCATTACTTGGCGAGTTCGGCCGGGTACAGATCGGGCCACGTGATCGCCGCATCACGCCTCCCCGCATCCGGCATCCCGCTCAGGGCGGTGGGCCGTTCGGCGGCCATGAAACCGTGGGTTGTCTGAAGGCCTCCCAGAGCCGGGGGTGAACAGAGCCGAGGACAGCGGTTGGCGGCCCGTCGTCAGCGGTACCAGCCGAACCGTTCCGCGATCACCGGCAGCCGGTCCGCGACGATGGCGTGCGCGGCCGCGCGCGGGGTCGTTCCGTCGGCCTCCGCGCGGGCCAGCATCTGCTCGATCAGGGCGCGCATCGAGCGGCGGGTGTGGGCGAACGCCTCGTCCGCGTCCGGGCCGATGTCGCCGAACAGGGTCCACCACCACCAGGCGTTCGTACCGGAGTTGACGACCACGTCGGGCAGCACGGTCACCCCGCGCGCGGCCAGCAGCTCCTCCGCCTCGGGCAGGACGGGCATGTTGGCCGCCTCGACGACCCAACGGGCGCTGATCTGCTCCTGGTTGGCGACATCGATCGCGTACGAGACCGCCGCCGGCACGAGCACCTCCGCCTCGGCCGACAGCCAGGCGTCGCCGGGCAGTTCGCGGTCGTCGGAGCGCAGGACCGTGCGGTCCACGGTGCCGTACGCGTCCCGCGCGGTGAGCAGCGCCTCGACGTCGAGGCCCGCCGGGTTGGCGAT
It encodes:
- a CDS encoding TetR/AcrR family transcriptional regulator — encoded protein: MARVRLSVAERREELLRAAIGQIEARGVAAVRIADVASALGVSNALVLYHFSTKEKLVAAAFTFAAEDDLGHLRKLLGRRTTALRRLRSAVRWYAPTGQAKGWRLWIEGWAAALREPALQEVTRDLDREWKAAIAEVIAEGVAAGEFRCPDPQSTALRLTALLDGLAVQMTSYAGAVSRARAQEWVEEALARELGLERAALTTSEQ
- a CDS encoding M23 family metallopeptidase; translated protein: MPAKGKHRRPKPQRFTRSIAVAGTGGAALALPLMGATGAHAATTQSVSQSVSQKTVQSLPAVEKKAAEKKSAAHHAGVRTYSVRGGDYLSKIADQQHVAGGWKKLYSDNRRAVGGDPSLIHPGLKLTLGKKATATTKSSSRPSSSSAPKASSSSNKTTATQTSTATGFTLPVSGATIGTGYHVPGSMWSSGYHTGVDFVVPTGTPVKAVGAGTVVSAGWGGAYGNQVVIKLADGYYAQYGHLSQLSVSAGQTVTEGQQLGLSGATGNVTGPHLHFEIRTTPDYGSDVDPVAYLRSKGVAVG
- a CDS encoding SGNH/GDSL hydrolase family protein, translating into MIGSYVAVGDSFTEGVGDPGPDGAMVGWADRFAVLLADRRPEGDFGYTNLAVRGRLLDQIVEEQVPQAVELAPDLVSFCAGGNDIIRPGTDPDEVAERFERAILRLTEAVGTVMVTTGFDTRNVPVLKHLRGKIATYNGHVRAVADRYGCPVLDLWSLKTVQDRRAWDDDRLHLSPEGHTRVALRAGQVLGLEVPADPDQPWPLLPPRGTLDVRRDDVHWAREYLVPWIGRRLRGESSGDHVTAKGALSPDDIKMRIASVA